One Polaribacter sp. KT25b DNA segment encodes these proteins:
- a CDS encoding T9SS type A sorting domain-containing protein: MKKQLLTSLLFLLASITTVAQTWYDVDNGVTDLTFTSTCDGCSVSTVANPDATDTEATNVLLWKIAADTTLDTAGLTDDEIAALKIGNKDLSFSFPNGYVLTPADFASLSVNVRLYMPDITNYSNFDSLTRIRFYLGTQQVQVKLSDLEGTDVNGWYTLTFDFSGKTYTENVTSGYIRILGQSNRFTNLNNDIDFHFDTFTSSVALSLDQGAVLDAEAVLDAGNAWYHNYSPDTFGVTVNEVQGGVFLEQGDAVTTPTTTGNSSPLVAKFTKGEDPHSQIKFQLPGVIDTDYQSGAIFKIRAYVPSTNVDGTSGRRLRMYLRNGTDNAGQKNITIDVTVFDAWQEYTFDFTEVNLTEGVSYSTANLLIDQPDADLLATGNVYYFDAFQGPAAAILSVDNFELSNASIVAYPNPATNSFQIDSSLDIENVKLYNINGRLVKTFKANTNYDVSNLAKGIYIVDIKTLKGLKTLKIVKE; encoded by the coding sequence ATGAAAAAACAATTACTTACTAGCCTTTTATTTTTATTAGCATCAATAACTACGGTTGCACAAACTTGGTATGACGTTGATAATGGAGTTACGGATTTAACATTTACATCTACTTGTGATGGATGTTCTGTTTCAACAGTTGCAAATCCTGACGCCACCGATACAGAAGCTACAAATGTACTATTATGGAAAATTGCAGCAGACACAACATTAGATACAGCAGGATTAACTGATGATGAAATAGCAGCATTAAAAATAGGAAACAAAGATCTTAGTTTTAGTTTTCCTAACGGTTATGTACTTACGCCAGCTGATTTCGCTAGTTTGAGTGTAAACGTACGTTTATATATGCCAGATATAACTAATTACTCTAACTTTGATTCATTAACTCGTATTAGGTTTTATTTAGGGACTCAACAAGTACAAGTAAAACTTTCAGATTTAGAAGGTACAGATGTAAATGGTTGGTACACTTTAACCTTTGATTTTAGTGGAAAAACGTATACAGAAAACGTAACTTCGGGTTATATTAGAATCCTTGGTCAATCTAACAGATTTACAAATTTAAATAACGATATTGACTTTCACTTTGATACGTTTACAAGTTCAGTAGCATTATCATTAGACCAAGGAGCAGTTTTAGATGCAGAAGCAGTTTTAGATGCTGGAAATGCGTGGTACCATAACTATAGCCCAGATACATTTGGCGTAACAGTTAATGAAGTACAAGGTGGTGTGTTTTTAGAACAAGGAGATGCAGTAACTACACCAACTACTACAGGAAACAGCAGTCCATTAGTTGCTAAGTTTACAAAAGGAGAAGATCCACACTCACAAATAAAGTTTCAATTACCAGGTGTAATTGATACAGACTATCAATCTGGTGCTATTTTTAAAATTAGAGCCTATGTACCGTCAACAAATGTAGATGGAACTTCTGGTAGAAGGTTAAGAATGTATTTGCGAAATGGAACTGATAATGCAGGGCAAAAAAACATAACAATTGATGTTACTGTTTTTGATGCATGGCAAGAATATACTTTTGATTTTACAGAAGTAAACCTTACCGAAGGAGTGTCTTATAGTACTGCAAATTTATTAATTGATCAACCAGATGCTGATCTTCTTGCTACAGGAAATGTATATTATTTTGATGCTTTTCAAGGACCAGCTGCAGCTATATTATCTGTAGATAACTTTGAACTAAGTAACGCTTCTATTGTTGCGTATCCTAATCCTGCAACAAACAGTTTTCAAATAGATTCTAGTTTAGATATTGAAAATGTAAAATTATATAATATTAATGGACGTTTAGTAAAAACGTTTAAAGCGAACACTAATTATGATGTTAGTAACTTAGCAAAAGGAATTTACATTGTAGATATTAAGACTCTTAAAGGTTTAAAAACTTTAAAAATTGTAAAAGAGTAA
- a CDS encoding T9SS type A sorting domain-containing protein, translating to MKKHLLKIFKKKKTAFLLLAFIGLCSFQANAQKTTNYLDTTSDGLWATVGNWSNGLPIAGDGDVANLTESVDLGGVNREIGQLLGANNTNTKTYSNGTLTLNGTTVSNTDQIIRIRSNKTITVTCDVVVGVDGKDINIRNNATSQLVFDGGFAIGTNTVHVDNNSTATTAPIPVQFNGAVTGSGTINIEDQNISTGAAADFTGFTGSITFDGTNALLTVNGANTIEGSIGVLAGADGNSKIEFMASQSGLDNLTVDTQNLAIDFDAAATSVVFSGYTTSTTEGVVDLQNYVSGSLKIGTTATSVPAAVLSTWTLDGAAATLTQDATGAIVFAGCSTPDVITTLAATAGAEYVTLSWDAPTCFDEVLVVAKEGSAVTVAPTGDGSAYTADADFGSGTDLGTSEYAVFKGTSNAADITGLTKGGTTYHFEVFTRKGTTWSAGVTTSATTNNMYTSTSGGNSTGLNWEDASSWIAGVIPSSTSDDVTINTGIIINSDVDINNIIINNRVTINAGFSLNVNDLQQNSQFILQSTSEAFASVIATTLSGTGTLIYNRWLNDSPNNDLISSPVSGVPFSSVAAASNNEDKFFINPSVAGNYFFGPFNNTTGLYETYTTPDDDAVVIGTGKGYRAATIAGEASTVRFVGDIEIGDLNIDITDGGAGGGTLAEWNLIGNPYPSYLDFGAFFTANSGEFHLDNVAVYGWNGTDYTVWNGTNSSDKLTPGQGFFVRTKDATTGNVDFTTAMRTIGNSDDFVAGKSANSNRALAKINLSRSTKTYATNVYFIENKTKGLDFGFDAGAYSGSATGIYTNLVEDNKGLALAIQSLPYEDYNNIVVPVTINSDAGEQLTISIDKKSSTLPENTYVFLKDNVLNTTTLLNDSDYLFTPDTALSGSGRFFLEFSASSVLSTDEFAVNEMLIYTNQATKSIIIKGLLKTDASAKVFDIQGRMVLEQKIESTNITNVINANSLNTGIYLIQLEGRTQKVIIN from the coding sequence ATGAAAAAACACTTACTTAAAATTTTTAAAAAGAAAAAAACAGCATTTTTGCTACTGGCTTTTATAGGCTTGTGTAGTTTTCAAGCAAATGCGCAAAAAACTACTAATTATTTAGATACAACTTCAGATGGGTTATGGGCTACAGTAGGTAACTGGAGTAATGGCTTGCCAATTGCTGGTGATGGAGATGTAGCAAATCTTACAGAAAGTGTAGATTTAGGAGGCGTTAACCGTGAAATAGGGCAACTTCTTGGTGCAAACAATACTAATACTAAGACATATTCTAATGGTACATTAACTCTTAATGGTACTACAGTGTCAAATACTGATCAGATTATAAGAATTCGATCTAATAAAACGATTACTGTTACTTGTGACGTAGTTGTGGGTGTTGATGGCAAAGATATTAATATTAGAAATAATGCGACTTCACAGCTTGTTTTTGATGGTGGATTTGCAATAGGTACTAATACAGTACATGTAGATAATAATAGTACTGCTACTACTGCTCCTATTCCGGTACAATTTAACGGAGCTGTAACTGGTTCTGGAACTATTAATATAGAGGATCAAAATATATCTACAGGTGCCGCTGCTGATTTTACAGGTTTTACTGGTAGTATAACTTTTGATGGTACTAATGCTTTACTAACTGTAAATGGTGCAAATACAATTGAAGGTTCAATTGGAGTATTAGCAGGAGCAGATGGTAATTCTAAGATAGAATTTATGGCTAGCCAAAGTGGTTTGGATAACCTTACAGTAGACACCCAAAATTTAGCAATAGATTTTGATGCTGCTGCAACATCTGTTGTGTTTTCAGGATATACTACATCAACAACAGAAGGTGTTGTTGATTTACAGAATTATGTATCTGGTTCTTTAAAAATAGGAACTACTGCTACTAGTGTTCCAGCAGCAGTATTAAGTACATGGACTCTTGATGGTGCAGCTGCAACTTTAACTCAAGATGCAACAGGTGCTATCGTTTTTGCTGGTTGTTCAACTCCAGATGTTATTACAACTTTAGCAGCAACTGCTGGTGCAGAGTATGTAACTTTAAGTTGGGATGCCCCTACTTGTTTTGATGAAGTTTTAGTAGTAGCTAAAGAAGGTTCTGCTGTTACAGTTGCACCAACAGGAGATGGTTCAGCATATACAGCAGATGCAGATTTTGGTTCTGGAACAGATTTAGGAACTAGTGAATATGCAGTTTTTAAAGGAACATCTAATGCAGCAGATATTACTGGATTAACTAAAGGAGGTACAACTTATCATTTTGAAGTATTTACACGTAAAGGGACAACTTGGAGCGCAGGAGTTACTACAAGTGCAACTACGAATAATATGTATACTTCAACTTCTGGTGGCAATAGTACTGGTCTTAATTGGGAAGATGCCTCTTCTTGGATAGCTGGAGTTATACCTAGTTCAACTTCAGACGATGTAACTATTAATACAGGAATAATTATTAATTCAGATGTAGATATAAATAATATTATTATTAATAATAGAGTTACTATTAATGCTGGATTTTCTTTAAATGTTAATGACTTACAGCAAAACAGTCAATTTATTTTACAGTCTACATCTGAAGCTTTTGCTAGTGTAATAGCAACTACATTAAGTGGTACAGGAACCCTTATTTATAATAGATGGCTAAATGATTCACCTAATAACGATTTAATTTCTTCTCCTGTAAGTGGAGTACCATTTAGTTCTGTAGCTGCAGCTTCTAATAATGAAGATAAATTTTTTATTAATCCTTCAGTAGCTGGTAACTACTTTTTTGGACCTTTCAATAATACTACTGGTTTGTATGAAACTTACACTACTCCTGATGATGATGCAGTTGTAATTGGTACTGGTAAAGGCTATAGAGCAGCAACTATAGCAGGTGAAGCAAGTACTGTAAGATTTGTAGGAGATATTGAAATAGGAGATTTAAATATTGATATTACAGATGGTGGTGCTGGAGGTGGTACCCTTGCTGAATGGAATTTAATTGGGAATCCTTACCCTTCATATTTAGATTTTGGTGCTTTTTTTACAGCAAATTCAGGTGAATTTCATTTAGATAATGTTGCAGTTTATGGTTGGAATGGTACTGATTATACAGTGTGGAATGGAACAAATTCTTCTGATAAATTAACACCAGGCCAAGGTTTCTTTGTAAGAACTAAAGATGCTACAACTGGTAATGTAGATTTTACAACAGCAATGAGAACAATTGGTAATTCTGATGATTTTGTTGCAGGTAAATCAGCTAACAGTAATAGAGCTTTAGCAAAAATTAATTTAAGTAGATCAACTAAAACATATGCTACAAACGTTTATTTTATAGAAAACAAAACTAAAGGTTTAGATTTTGGATTTGATGCTGGTGCTTATTCTGGCAGTGCAACAGGTATTTATACAAACTTAGTAGAAGATAATAAAGGTTTAGCATTAGCAATACAATCTTTACCTTATGAAGATTATAATAATATTGTTGTACCAGTTACTATTAATAGTGATGCAGGTGAGCAATTAACAATTAGTATTGATAAAAAATCATCTACGTTACCTGAAAACACCTATGTATTCCTTAAAGATAATGTGTTAAATACTACTACTTTGTTAAACGACTCTGATTATCTGTTTACACCAGATACTGCATTAAGTGGATCAGGACGTTTCTTTTTAGAATTCTCTGCTAGCTCAGTATTGTCTACAGATGAGTTTGCTGTAAATGAAATGTTAATTTATACAAACCAAGCAACTAAATCAATTATTATTAAAGGATTATTAAAAACGGATGCAAGTGCAAAAGTATTTGATATACAAGGTAGAATGGTATTAGAACAAAAAATAGAAAGTACTAATATTACAAATGTAATTAATGCTAATTCATTAAATACAGGAATTTACTTGATACAGTTAGAGGGAAGAACTCAAAAAGTTATCATTAATTAA
- a CDS encoding T9SS type A sorting domain-containing protein: MIKKVYLIVIFSCICICSLQAQHLWYENETDTENIIFSNSGNGTFSINETNPDTSGINTNALTSKFVREANVTKGFSYFELSKNLLEDVTYTISLKAYVDIPTENLTSINRIRFYIKNTTTGDLKAIQLKFSKGQEWEEFSFVFNEGDLPSKGFLEDGYNQVYIGYGNGQGSTSEVTYYIDQIYGSVLQEIVVPDPLEEDPLVNVLKGSWGGRFYVRGGEDLDEYVDNRGYDYIAGAQEIADSYPTMGHVITNGTNNANSHLWTLRTNPNVDAVMGATGSVVDEEFVPSLANEQIIIDVIDIFKKSGKKVILYINSLSPGDRASDEGAASWNNYVDTYFDGNNHEAWMNYCEGYIKRFTELGVDGYWFDTFGQYARNNSLGSAGVDTTDEEKNEFVEMIRNTAPNAIIANNKDKHQFLDEDGELILVDTDGVNETVGIDYNDLAEGEDDDDIPFEEDERDYAIIKMQATNPWSDFTAGHITPLGQGAPPNSWAYEEFTVPDIEENHITIYEENSKQTLKHLFLPIRATWSSERSNLMFDKEQAYRFAKRITDAGGSVTFSNTTSTDGTTSDDEVEILTYIDQQFAINADATVYQRPAGAFLVGEDHTLNTWSGFSDSNWLTASNWSKATVPVLTDNIRIPVDAPNYPTITTTVSVNSVSIENSASLLYNGGSLTATEGVNYSISVTDTNWHLVTSPVSGENYNDDWVTDNSIASGTTNSENRGIATYQNGTATGNWLYMQGGTSATFGDGVGYSLLCSTGTGNFTFTGTANSSSMAPAISQNGTNFWNLIGNSYTSYLDVAAFITANSTNFGGAYQAIYVWDGSSYLAKTTGYVYPGQAFFISASTTGTNASFTTAMQSHQNDITFLKSSNTETSIEISITDGTNNKATTINYLDEKTLGLDPGFDIGMFDGVSSELSLYTQLVENNEGTAFARQTVPNSEIETTVIPLGIKATVSKEITFTAEALNLPSGINVYLEDRQEKTYTRLDEANAKYKVTLSESLNGSGRFYIHTSTNSVLSIDSAILESIGIYKTNNSKLKITGLSQGKSTVKLFNILGKQMMETSFESSGSDTIPLPDLATGIYIIQLKTTSGVLNKKIILE, translated from the coding sequence ATGATTAAAAAGGTATATTTAATAGTTATATTTTCATGCATCTGTATATGCTCTTTACAAGCACAACATCTTTGGTACGAAAATGAAACAGACACAGAGAATATTATATTTTCGAACTCTGGAAATGGTACTTTTTCTATTAACGAAACCAATCCAGATACCAGTGGTATAAACACAAACGCATTAACTTCTAAGTTTGTTAGAGAAGCAAATGTTACCAAAGGTTTTTCTTATTTTGAATTATCAAAAAACCTTTTAGAAGATGTAACATATACGATAAGCCTTAAAGCATATGTAGATATACCAACTGAAAATTTGACAAGTATAAATCGAATACGTTTCTATATAAAAAATACAACTACAGGAGATCTTAAGGCAATTCAATTAAAATTTTCAAAAGGCCAAGAATGGGAAGAGTTTTCGTTTGTTTTTAACGAAGGTGATTTACCTTCTAAAGGATTTTTAGAGGATGGTTACAATCAAGTATATATAGGTTATGGAAATGGACAAGGATCAACATCAGAAGTTACTTATTATATAGATCAAATATATGGTTCAGTTTTACAGGAAATAGTTGTGCCAGATCCACTTGAAGAAGATCCACTTGTAAATGTACTAAAAGGATCATGGGGTGGACGTTTTTATGTAAGAGGAGGCGAAGACTTAGATGAATATGTTGACAACAGAGGCTATGATTATATAGCAGGTGCTCAAGAAATTGCTGATAGTTACCCTACAATGGGGCATGTAATTACCAATGGTACTAATAATGCAAATTCACATTTGTGGACTTTAAGAACAAATCCTAATGTAGATGCTGTAATGGGAGCTACAGGTTCTGTTGTAGATGAAGAATTTGTACCGAGTTTAGCTAATGAACAAATTATTATTGATGTTATTGATATCTTTAAAAAATCAGGTAAAAAAGTAATCTTATATATAAACTCTTTAAGCCCAGGAGATAGAGCATCAGATGAAGGGGCAGCATCCTGGAATAACTATGTAGATACATATTTTGATGGTAATAATCATGAAGCATGGATGAATTATTGTGAAGGTTATATTAAACGTTTTACAGAATTAGGAGTTGATGGTTACTGGTTTGATACATTTGGACAATATGCTAGAAATAATAGTCTTGGAAGTGCTGGTGTTGATACGACTGATGAAGAAAAAAATGAGTTTGTAGAAATGATTCGTAATACAGCTCCTAATGCTATTATAGCAAATAATAAAGATAAACATCAGTTTCTAGATGAAGACGGCGAGCTAATACTTGTTGATACTGATGGAGTTAATGAAACGGTAGGTATTGATTATAATGATCTAGCTGAAGGTGAAGATGATGATGATATACCTTTTGAGGAAGATGAAAGAGATTATGCTATAATAAAAATGCAAGCAACAAACCCCTGGTCAGACTTTACAGCAGGACATATTACTCCTTTAGGACAAGGAGCTCCTCCTAATTCTTGGGCGTATGAAGAATTCACAGTACCAGATATTGAAGAAAATCATATAACTATTTATGAAGAAAATTCTAAACAAACATTAAAACATTTATTTTTACCTATAAGAGCTACTTGGTCTAGCGAAAGGTCTAACTTAATGTTTGATAAAGAACAAGCGTATCGTTTTGCTAAAAGAATTACAGATGCAGGAGGATCCGTTACCTTTTCAAATACAACATCTACAGATGGTACTACCTCAGATGACGAGGTAGAAATATTAACATATATAGATCAACAATTTGCCATCAATGCAGATGCAACCGTTTATCAACGTCCTGCAGGTGCCTTTCTTGTTGGAGAAGATCATACATTAAATACTTGGAGTGGATTTTCAGATTCAAATTGGCTTACTGCTTCAAATTGGAGTAAAGCTACAGTACCAGTGCTTACAGACAATATTAGAATACCTGTAGATGCGCCAAATTACCCTACAATAACTACTACAGTTTCCGTAAACAGCGTTTCTATAGAAAATAGTGCTTCTTTATTGTACAATGGTGGTTCTTTAACAGCAACAGAAGGTGTAAATTACAGTATTTCAGTAACAGATACAAACTGGCATTTAGTAACTTCACCTGTTTCAGGAGAAAATTATAATGATGATTGGGTTACTGATAATTCAATTGCTTCAGGTACAACTAATTCTGAAAATAGAGGAATTGCAACCTACCAAAACGGAACAGCAACAGGAAACTGGCTTTATATGCAAGGTGGTACTAGCGCAACTTTTGGTGATGGTGTTGGTTATTCATTATTATGTAGTACTGGAACAGGAAATTTTACTTTTACGGGTACAGCAAATTCTTCAAGTATGGCGCCAGCCATTAGTCAAAATGGTACTAATTTTTGGAATTTAATAGGAAACTCATATACTTCTTATTTAGATGTTGCTGCTTTTATTACAGCAAATTCTACTAATTTTGGAGGTGCTTATCAAGCAATTTATGTTTGGGATGGCAGTTCTTATCTAGCAAAAACTACTGGTTATGTATATCCAGGTCAAGCTTTTTTTATAAGTGCAAGTACTACAGGTACAAATGCTTCTTTTACTACAGCAATGCAAAGTCATCAAAATGATATTACTTTTCTTAAAAGTTCTAATACAGAAACTTCTATTGAGATAAGTATAACTGATGGCACAAATAATAAAGCTACAACAATTAATTATTTAGATGAAAAAACACTAGGGTTAGATCCAGGTTTTGATATTGGAATGTTTGACGGTGTTTCTTCAGAATTAAGTTTGTATACTCAATTAGTAGAAAACAATGAAGGAACTGCATTTGCAAGACAAACAGTACCTAATTCAGAGATAGAAACTACTGTAATTCCTTTAGGAATAAAAGCAACAGTAAGTAAAGAAATTACGTTTACTGCAGAAGCCTTAAACTTACCTTCTGGTATAAATGTTTATTTAGAAGACAGACAAGAAAAAACATATACACGTTTAGATGAAGCAAATGCTAAATATAAAGTAACCTTATCTGAAAGTTTAAATGGTTCTGGTAGATTCTATATTCATACTTCTACAAATAGTGTATTAAGTATTGATAGTGCTATTTTAGAAAGTATAGGTATTTATAAAACGAATAATTCTAAGTTGAAAATAACAGGTTTATCTCAAGGAAAATCTACAGTTAAATTATTTAATATTCTTGGTAAACAAATGATGGAGACTTCATTTGAGTCAAGTGGAAGTGATACTATTCCTTTACCAGATTTAGCTACAGGAATCTATATTATTCAATTAAAAACGACCTCAGGAGTACTGAACAAGAAAATAATTTTAGAATAA
- a CDS encoding T9SS type A sorting domain-containing protein — MVYNMLGQEMMKFSNNRNQYDISSLKSGFFIMKVILENSESKIIRFVKKVNKIINDT; from the coding sequence ATTGTTTATAATATGTTAGGACAAGAAATGATGAAGTTTTCTAACAACAGAAATCAATATGATATTTCCAGTCTTAAAAGCGGTTTTTTTATTATGAAAGTCATTTTAGAAAATAGTGAATCAAAGATTATTCGTTTTGTTAAAAAAGTAAATAAAATTATTAACGACACCTAA